One window of the Pelmatolapia mariae isolate MD_Pm_ZW linkage group LG15, Pm_UMD_F_2, whole genome shotgun sequence genome contains the following:
- the slc35f1 gene encoding solute carrier family 35 member F1: protein MISFVSTVEGVPRDTGTASLYQRIRKVLTRDLLVTLALGQVLSLLICALGLTSKYLANDFHANTPVFQSFLNYILLFLVYTTTLAVKQGEGNLLAILMQRWWKYMILGVIDIEANYLVLRAYQYTTLSSVQLLDCFVIPVVLLLSWFFLLVRYKTVHFVGTGLCLLGIGCMVGADILLGGQQGLGEQKLFGNLLVLGGAMLYGISNVCEEFIVKNLSRVEFLGMLGLFGSFFSGIQLAIMEHKELLRVSWNWQIGLLYVGFSAFMFGLYSFMPVVMKRTSATSVNLSLLTADLYSLFCGLFLFHYKFSGLYLLSFFIIILGLVFYSSSSTYVVQDPRVYKQFRNKDNQTPYEPPPLCPRVLEPTVIYTTLSPEQGDEFPVKVA from the exons ATGATTTCTTTTGTGTCGACAGTAGAGGGTGTTCCCAGAGATACGGGCACCGCAAGCCTTTACCAGCGGATCAGAAAGGTCTTGACGAG GGACCTGCTGGTGACCTTGGCCCTGGGTCAGGTCCTGTCCTTGTTAATTTGCGCTTTAGGTCTGACAAGCAAATACCTGGCGAATGACTTTCACGCTAACACTCCAGTCTTTCAGAGCTTCCTCAACTACATCCTGCTGTTTCTGGTGTACACTACCACGTTGGCAGTCAAGCAAG GGGAAGGGAACTTGCTGGCCATTCTAATGCAGCGCTGGTGGAAATACATGATTCTGGGTGTCATAGACATTGAGGCCAACTATTTGGTCCTTAGGGCTTACCAGTACACTACACTGTCCAGTGTACAG CTCTTAGACTGTTTTGTCATCCCAGTGGTATTGCTGCTGTCCTGGTTCTTTCTCCTAGTGAGATACAAGACTGTCCATTTTGTCGGGACAGGTCTATGTTTGCTTGGCATTGGCTGCATGGTAGGAGCTGACATTCTTCTTGGTGGACAGCAAGGCCTTG GAGAGCAGAAGCTGTTTGGGAATCTGCTAGTTCTGGGAGGAGCTATGCTGTACGGAATATCCAATGTATGCGAAGAGTTTATTGTAAAGAACTTGAGTCGTGTTGAATTCCTGGGCATGTTGGGACTATTTGGATCCTTCTTCAGCGGCATTCAGCT GGCTATCATGGAACACAAAGAGCTTCTAAGAGTATCCTGGAACTGGCAGATAG GTCTTCTTTATGTTGGTTTCAGTGCCTTCATGTTTGGCCTTTACAGCTTCATGCCTGTTGTGATGAAGAGGACTAGTGCCACCTCAGTCAATCTGTCTCTGCTCACAGCTGACCTTTACAGTCTCTTCTGTGgcctctttctctttcactACAAG ttcTCGGGCCTCTATCTGTTGTCATTCTTCATCATTATCTTGGGCCTGGTTTTTTACTCCTCCTCGTCAACCTATGTGGTTCAGGACCCACGAGTCTACAAGCAATTCAGAAACAAAGACAATCAAACACCATATGAACCACCTCCACTTTGCCCTAGAGTCTTGGAGCCCACTGTCATCTACACTACCCTGAGCCCTGAGCAAGGAGATGAGTTTCCTGTTAAAGTAGCCTAA